One Vallitalea pronyensis genomic region harbors:
- a CDS encoding n-acetylglutamate synthase — translation MKINYDGKVFKSVVTSDNGEVNDETTFYYHQDGNIVWAEYEGGFIKKGMLIASVDSNDNLDMRYQHINQNGEIMTGKCFSQPKILDDGRIRLIEKWEWTSGNYSKGKSHIEEIRV, via the coding sequence ATGAAGATTAATTATGATGGAAAAGTGTTTAAATCCGTAGTGACTAGTGATAATGGAGAAGTTAATGATGAAACAACATTCTATTATCATCAAGATGGCAATATCGTTTGGGCTGAATATGAGGGTGGATTTATAAAGAAAGGAATGCTTATTGCAAGTGTTGATAGCAATGACAATCTGGATATGAGATATCAACATATCAATCAAAATGGAGAAATCATGACTGGTAAATGCTTTTCGCAGCCTAAAATATTAGATGATGGTCGAATAAGATTGATTGAAAAGTGGGAATGGACGTCTGGAAATTATTCAAAAGGTAAGTCACATATTGAAGAAATTAGGGTATAA
- a CDS encoding Kelch repeat-containing protein codes for MRKCGKIFSLVILVALMLVNSLTALAAEGELGTWESKASMPTGRDNFGIAEVGQKIYTIGGRVSSTYSSSVVEEYDPVTNSWTSKASMSEGRYAPEVVALNGKIYVLGGQGANKDLLASVEEYDPITNTWTYKASMSTPRFAFGSAVVNGKIYAIAGNDGSVEEYDPVTDTWSYKTNIPSPRGELGVAVANNKIYVIGGNSAKGNVVEEYDPQTDSWSTKANMPTARFGVRAIEANGMIYAIGGHDGKIYSDVVEKYNPQTDVWTTEAKMPTPRYGLGLEVVDKTIYAIGGKYPEISDYMRTNEAFTPYTEPINVVTPTNLTATPSDNSITLNWDAVTDADSYTILRSTISGAINTVIATDITGTTYTDTNVTPGVTYYYVVRAVKNNVESTDSNIASAIIEISNNKALLLIKLLDENDKEYDLTMNDVDTFMNWYFDRGAGQGPAYYVFAKNYNVGPYISRKDYISYDKIICIEVNEYKE; via the coding sequence ATGAGGAAATGTGGAAAAATATTCAGTTTAGTAATACTTGTAGCTTTAATGCTTGTTAATTCACTTACAGCATTAGCTGCTGAAGGTGAGTTGGGGACTTGGGAATCAAAGGCATCAATGCCAACGGGTAGAGATAATTTTGGAATAGCAGAAGTTGGTCAAAAGATTTATACTATAGGTGGAAGAGTGAGTAGTACATACTCATCATCCGTAGTAGAAGAATATGACCCTGTTACAAATAGTTGGACTAGTAAGGCAAGCATGAGTGAAGGAAGATATGCTCCCGAAGTTGTTGCACTAAATGGTAAAATATACGTTTTAGGTGGTCAGGGAGCAAATAAAGATTTATTAGCATCAGTAGAAGAATATGATCCTATTACAAATACATGGACATATAAAGCAAGCATGTCAACTCCAAGATTTGCTTTTGGTTCAGCAGTTGTTAATGGGAAAATATATGCAATAGCTGGTAATGATGGCTCTGTCGAAGAATATGATCCAGTAACTGACACATGGAGTTATAAGACAAATATTCCATCACCGCGAGGTGAATTGGGTGTAGCTGTAGCAAATAATAAAATATATGTTATTGGTGGTAATAGTGCAAAAGGTAATGTTGTGGAAGAATATGACCCACAGACAGACAGTTGGTCGACAAAAGCAAACATGCCAACAGCAAGATTTGGTGTCAGAGCTATTGAGGCTAATGGAATGATTTATGCAATTGGAGGACATGATGGGAAAATATATTCTGATGTTGTTGAAAAGTATAACCCACAGACTGATGTATGGACAACAGAGGCAAAAATGCCTACTCCTAGGTATGGACTTGGATTAGAAGTAGTTGATAAAACAATTTATGCAATTGGTGGTAAATATCCAGAGATATCTGATTATATGCGTACAAATGAAGCTTTCACGCCGTATACAGAGCCTATTAACGTAGTTACACCAACAAATTTAACAGCAACTCCATCAGATAATAGCATAACGCTTAATTGGGATGCTGTTACAGATGCAGATAGCTACACTATACTTAGGTCAACGATATCTGGGGCTATTAATACAGTTATTGCAACTGATATCACAGGTACAACTTACACAGACACAAATGTAACTCCAGGAGTAACTTACTATTATGTAGTAAGAGCAGTAAAGAACAATGTTGAAAGTACTGATTCTAATATCGCATCAGCCATAATTGAAATAAGCAATAATAAAGCACTATTATTAATCAAGCTACTAGATGAAAACGACAAAGAGTATGATCTAACGATGAATGATGTTGATACTTTTATGAATTGGTATTTTGATAGAGGCGCAGGACAAGGACCAGCCTATTATGTTTTTGCAAAAAATTATAATGTAGGGCCTTATATAAGCAGAAAAGATTATATCTCATATGATAAAATAATTTGCATTGAAGTTAATGAATACAAAGAATAG
- a CDS encoding pyridoxamine 5'-phosphate oxidase family protein, which translates to MSRYEEGLRLIEESCGNGKDNVIALSTIGMEPGDSATPCPYVRDVDAYYEDGVFYVTTWAKSNKIQQITQNNNVAFAVCFEGISGNGVGENLGWVLDPKNAEIRTKLRKAFAEWYDQANNEQDKSCVILAIRITKGTIFRDHGAVRYDMDFVNKLEITEGKISL; encoded by the coding sequence ATGAGCAGATATGAAGAAGGATTAAGATTAATTGAAGAAAGTTGCGGCAATGGAAAAGATAATGTCATTGCACTTTCAACTATCGGAATGGAACCAGGTGATAGCGCAACTCCCTGTCCTTATGTCCGTGATGTAGACGCTTATTATGAAGACGGTGTGTTTTATGTTACTACTTGGGCAAAATCAAATAAAATACAGCAGATAACTCAAAACAATAACGTTGCATTTGCGGTTTGCTTCGAAGGTATTTCTGGAAATGGGGTTGGCGAAAATCTCGGATGGGTTTTAGATCCAAAAAATGCTGAAATAAGGACTAAACTTCGTAAAGCCTTTGCTGAATGGTATGATCAGGCAAACAACGAACAAGATAAAAGCTGCGTTATTTTGGCAATCCGCATAACAAAAGGCACGATATTTAGAGATCACGGTGCTGTGCGTTACGATATGGACTTTGTGAATAAGTTAGAGATTACAGAAGGAAAAATAAGCTTATAA
- a CDS encoding SH3 domain-containing protein, whose protein sequence is MVILLLVYTPTYSHAVEIAEGKVTAKALNIRSGPGLSYDKVDVVYKGEYVSIQVTDDMPYETGEADGYVWEYVLTPNGIYGYCAIKYLEISGP, encoded by the coding sequence ATGGTTATATTATTACTAGTTTATACGCCTACTTACTCACATGCTGTTGAGATTGCAGAAGGTAAAGTTACTGCTAAAGCATTAAATATTAGAAGTGGCCCAGGTCTTTCTTATGACAAAGTTGATGTTGTATACAAAGGTGAATATGTATCAATCCAAGTGACTGATGACATGCCTTATGAAACTGGTGAAGCCGATGGATATGTCTGGGAATACGTACTAACTCCTAATGGTATTTATGGCTACTGTGCTATCAAATACTTAGAAATTAGTGGACCGTAA
- a CDS encoding tyrosine-type recombinase/integrase has protein sequence MYKTCCSICRASIQSYFIDLRHTHATLRLTMGVSPKVAQQRLGHGSISTTMDIYSHE, from the coding sequence ATTTATAAGACTTGTTGTAGTATTTGTAGGGCCTCCATTCAATCTTATTTCATTGATTTAAGGCATACCCACGCAACGCTACGGTTAACGATGGGTGTTTCACCCAAGGTAGCTCAGCAGAGATTAGGTCATGGTTCTATATCCACTACAATGGATATATATAGTCATGAATAG
- a CDS encoding histidine phosphatase family protein encodes MKNIITIQHTQSIHHTNGMVGSWTDWDLSEQGIIQANNIGKNLMNQLKDKNYIMYSSDLLRAKHTAEIVGEHIGITPILVTELRERNLGKCVGKSVQWMKGNMEVKEKSIDDKMFSDAESRREEWNRLLPFFNEIINNKHENIIIVSHGDLLSVFNAMWLSMDVSMLNTCELFGYAGGVSFMYELANGKRVIKRMSDMSYIN; translated from the coding sequence ATGAAAAACATTATAACTATACAACATACACAGTCTATTCATCACACTAATGGAATGGTTGGGTCATGGACAGATTGGGATTTATCAGAACAGGGTATAATACAAGCGAATAATATTGGAAAAAATTTAATGAATCAGTTAAAGGATAAAAACTACATAATGTATTCGTCTGATTTATTGAGAGCTAAACATACAGCTGAAATTGTAGGAGAACATATTGGAATAACTCCAATTTTAGTTACAGAGTTAAGAGAAAGAAACCTTGGAAAGTGTGTTGGAAAATCTGTACAATGGATGAAAGGTAATATGGAAGTGAAAGAAAAATCTATTGACGATAAGATGTTTTCTGATGCAGAAAGCAGAAGAGAGGAATGGAATAGATTATTACCATTTTTCAATGAGATAATTAACAATAAGCATGAAAATATAATTATTGTTTCACATGGAGATTTACTTAGTGTATTTAATGCAATGTGGTTATCTATGGATGTTTCAATGCTAAATACATGTGAATTATTTGGTTATGCTGGTGGTGTTAGTTTTATGTATGAATTAGCTAATGGAAAAAGAGTAATTAAGAGAATGAGCGATATGTCATATATTAACTAA
- a CDS encoding ABC transporter permease — MAIIKVVWAGIKKRKVYSLSIFLLVFMIAMLLNISISMMLRASQVYDETHEKTNSIHIQYYFEPKYAEDVHGFKKWFQEDNRIKEVKVKHFFILKDKDYDFKHKRKLEPDVYVYPDTEQYMNKHNEMVDLDLAYNEIALPMYYHNTYHLKEGDGFDIILGDQVSSFVIHSFYVDPIFGSDMISLKSAVLNSNRLGEILENNEAKSYNLLEKYFLGTVVKAPFLKYIKEINDDFYEQNDVPMNESYAIDLVKSGTLFGTYLILAIMIVFSALLFFIIVLVIRGAINSAIETDYQNMGILKALGFSSSQILLTIVFQFSSLSFIGTIIGAATSLFVIPLIGNVALAPTGLVWYGFPSVLVMVGILVMLLMVINALVYVTSRKVMKITPVEAISGGEGDVYFNAYVNIPLKKLSILPLNLRMGLKQLLTKINQYMMLMIIAIVLALVSGMTLIMVSSFSDVETTYRIFGYERTNIAIETRDEAEINDMIEEVSSKYNVLYKTLKTHHNLSVGSESILTTVKKDFEKSELKPTKGRFPKYDNEISLTKTLSEYLHKKIGDTITISDVSGKENLTFIITGYHQNIDNMGKNMYLTYNGLKRIDKTAQISKAELLIDPSLDLEKVVKELEAEYEREGSGVNIYRSDYANNTVASMKNIVSWVIIGIFLLVSLITTIITVLLAFIVIHKENNELGIYKTLGYGTLQMRLQFAARFGLVTSLGAIVGSILYRISGGDLTQLMLKSIGIGEINIAFSWINAVIPILLLATVSFSVSFLASRRIKRVSPRVLISE, encoded by the coding sequence ATGGCTATTATAAAGGTTGTATGGGCAGGCATAAAAAAACGCAAAGTTTATTCCCTATCTATTTTTCTGTTGGTTTTTATGATTGCTATGCTATTGAACATAAGCATATCCATGATGCTAAGAGCTTCTCAAGTGTATGATGAGACCCACGAAAAAACCAATTCTATTCATATCCAATACTACTTTGAACCAAAGTATGCAGAGGATGTCCATGGTTTTAAAAAGTGGTTTCAAGAAGATAATCGGATAAAAGAAGTCAAAGTCAAACATTTCTTTATTCTCAAGGATAAAGATTATGATTTTAAGCATAAACGTAAACTTGAACCGGATGTTTACGTATACCCTGATACAGAACAGTATATGAATAAGCATAACGAGATGGTGGATTTAGATCTGGCGTATAATGAAATTGCACTACCCATGTATTATCATAACACCTATCATCTAAAGGAAGGTGATGGGTTTGATATTATCTTGGGAGACCAAGTAAGTTCTTTCGTTATTCATAGCTTTTATGTTGACCCAATATTTGGTAGTGATATGATTTCGCTGAAATCAGCTGTTTTAAACAGCAATCGATTAGGTGAGATACTAGAAAATAATGAGGCTAAATCGTATAATCTATTGGAAAAGTATTTTTTAGGTACGGTAGTTAAAGCCCCTTTCTTAAAGTATATCAAAGAAATAAATGATGACTTTTATGAACAGAATGATGTGCCTATGAATGAATCCTATGCCATTGATTTAGTTAAGTCAGGTACATTATTTGGTACGTATTTAATCTTAGCCATTATGATTGTATTTTCTGCTTTACTATTTTTTATCATCGTATTGGTGATTCGGGGTGCTATTAACTCCGCAATTGAAACAGATTATCAGAACATGGGTATTTTAAAAGCATTAGGATTCTCATCATCTCAGATCCTATTGACCATTGTATTCCAGTTTTCTAGCCTATCCTTTATTGGGACGATAATTGGAGCAGCTACAAGTCTATTTGTTATTCCCTTAATTGGCAATGTAGCACTTGCGCCAACAGGATTAGTATGGTATGGCTTTCCTTCTGTTTTAGTGATGGTTGGTATACTTGTTATGTTACTTATGGTGATTAACGCCCTTGTTTATGTGACATCACGTAAAGTTATGAAAATAACGCCTGTTGAAGCTATATCGGGGGGAGAAGGAGACGTTTATTTTAATGCTTATGTCAATATCCCGCTGAAAAAATTGTCCATCTTACCGCTTAATTTGCGCATGGGCTTAAAGCAATTATTAACCAAAATCAATCAATATATGATGCTCATGATCATTGCCATTGTTCTGGCCTTAGTCTCTGGGATGACGTTAATCATGGTCAGTTCATTTAGTGATGTGGAAACGACCTATCGTATTTTTGGATACGAACGTACGAATATAGCCATAGAAACCCGTGATGAGGCAGAGATTAATGATATGATTGAAGAAGTATCCAGCAAGTACAACGTACTCTATAAAACTTTAAAGACACATCATAACCTATCCGTTGGTTCAGAAAGCATCTTAACAACCGTAAAAAAGGATTTTGAAAAAAGTGAGCTAAAACCTACAAAAGGCCGATTTCCTAAATACGATAATGAAATCTCCTTGACGAAAACCCTATCCGAATATCTGCATAAGAAAATTGGTGACACAATCACCATATCTGATGTAAGCGGTAAAGAAAATTTAACATTCATCATTACAGGATACCATCAAAATATTGATAATATGGGTAAAAATATGTACTTAACGTATAATGGTCTGAAACGGATTGATAAAACAGCACAGATTAGCAAGGCAGAATTATTAATTGACCCATCACTAGACCTGGAAAAAGTTGTGAAAGAATTAGAAGCAGAGTATGAGAGAGAAGGTAGTGGTGTTAACATCTACAGAAGTGATTATGCCAATAATACAGTTGCTTCCATGAAGAACATCGTGTCATGGGTTATTATAGGTATATTCCTGCTCGTTTCTCTTATAACCACCATCATCACCGTATTGTTAGCCTTTATTGTGATACATAAAGAAAATAATGAATTAGGGATATACAAGACGCTCGGCTACGGTACATTACAGATGCGGTTACAATTCGCTGCACGATTTGGTCTAGTCACGTCATTAGGAGCTATAGTCGGCAGCATTCTCTATCGTATTAGTGGGGGTGATTTAACCCAATTAATGCTGAAGTCAATTGGAATTGGTGAAATCAATATCGCATTTAGTTGGATAAATGCAGTTATACCCATCTTGTTACTTGCCACGGTTTCATTTTCAGTATCCTTTTTAGCATCAAGGAGAATTAAGAGGGTATCGCCGAGAGTTTTGATTAGTGAATAG
- a CDS encoding ABC transporter permease — translation MLVIKIAWAGIKKRKAYSLTIFLLVFIIGALSNIGITMKQKAGQIYDDIHQTIQADHMQYRFGEEYGKQVKDFEQWFRMDQRIQDVKVAHILHLEHDRYDFEGKDEVEFSINLYPDIAQKMNTHYEMETLDLEQDEVALPVYYRNKYDLEQGDYFDVVLGDKRTRLHIKSFYIDPNHGSDMTGLKYIILNGDKLSHVIEDVKRAANPSHVSIQWSLGVVVKNEHIEDIEQINDDFYENNQVPMNISHTLTLYKTATLFLANIMITIVIVFAVLVLFIILLVVRNAIESAIETDYTNIGILKALGFTSYQILMSIVLQFSSLTLMGTVFGIGVSLLLMPWVGNRLLATTGFTWMGYPSVITIILIIVVLLGIMNGLVFMIAKKVMKITPVEAIVGGKSDVYFNPHVNIPLEKLAVLPRSLRMAIKQTLTRANQYMMLMVISSVLGLTMGIVLIAVSVFGNGDTAATIFGANSKANIMIKGPDEASVERIIQEITYNYTVPYYDMMSLDMVSVGSRNIYSVAYQDFEKGHMHAIKGRLPKYDNEVSLTKVLASQLNKKIGDAMMISDVTGKEKLRFIITGYHQSVMEMGNNMLITSEGLKRINHDATLTTGELFMDNTDDMDKTIEALQKTYVNHHNGIMIAKLNHEETLIDTINHIMSGVMLGICLLVGLIISILTMLMALIAIHKEKKEFGVYKALGYDTLGIRLQFVARFGTVAFIGALIGSVVGRLIGGDILERVLSSIGIGKLQVDFNGLHVLIPIALIAMVAYVVAYMVSNRVKKVSPRDLITE, via the coding sequence ATGCTCGTCATTAAAATCGCATGGGCAGGGATAAAAAAACGGAAAGCCTATTCCCTAACCATTTTTTTATTGGTGTTTATCATTGGAGCATTATCCAATATAGGCATTACCATGAAACAAAAGGCTGGTCAGATATACGATGACATCCATCAAACAATACAAGCAGACCATATGCAATACCGGTTTGGAGAAGAATACGGTAAACAGGTTAAGGATTTTGAACAATGGTTTAGAATGGATCAGCGTATACAAGATGTGAAAGTAGCCCACATACTTCATTTGGAACATGACCGATATGATTTTGAGGGTAAGGATGAGGTGGAGTTTTCCATTAACTTATACCCCGATATCGCCCAAAAGATGAACACGCATTATGAAATGGAAACCCTTGATTTAGAGCAGGATGAGGTGGCTCTACCTGTTTATTATCGCAACAAGTATGATTTGGAACAAGGGGATTACTTTGATGTTGTCTTAGGCGATAAACGAACCAGGTTGCACATCAAAAGCTTTTACATTGATCCTAACCATGGAAGCGATATGACAGGGTTGAAATACATTATTTTAAATGGTGACAAGTTATCCCATGTGATAGAGGATGTAAAGAGGGCAGCTAACCCATCCCATGTCAGCATTCAGTGGAGTCTGGGCGTTGTGGTGAAAAATGAACACATAGAAGATATTGAACAAATTAATGATGATTTCTATGAAAACAACCAGGTACCTATGAATATATCCCATACCTTAACATTATATAAAACAGCAACACTTTTTCTCGCCAATATTATGATCACCATTGTCATTGTATTTGCTGTATTGGTGCTATTCATTATTCTACTGGTGGTTCGAAACGCCATTGAATCAGCAATTGAAACGGATTATACGAACATTGGTATACTAAAGGCTCTAGGCTTTACATCTTATCAGATTTTGATGAGTATTGTTCTTCAATTCTCATCATTGACGTTAATGGGTACAGTATTCGGTATTGGGGTGAGTCTTTTGTTGATGCCATGGGTAGGTAATCGTCTATTGGCAACAACAGGTTTTACTTGGATGGGATACCCTTCCGTCATAACCATTATTCTGATTATCGTGGTTTTACTTGGCATCATGAATGGTCTTGTTTTCATGATTGCTAAGAAAGTAATGAAGATTACACCGGTAGAAGCAATTGTTGGTGGGAAAAGCGATGTTTATTTTAATCCTCATGTCAATATACCCCTCGAGAAGCTGGCAGTGTTACCACGAAGTCTAAGAATGGCAATAAAACAAACCTTAACAAGAGCCAATCAGTATATGATGCTAATGGTCATTAGCTCTGTATTAGGGTTGACGATGGGTATTGTCTTAATAGCCGTGAGCGTATTTGGTAATGGAGACACAGCCGCAACTATTTTTGGTGCTAATAGTAAAGCAAACATAATGATTAAAGGACCAGATGAGGCATCTGTTGAGAGGATTATTCAAGAGATAACCTATAACTATACGGTTCCCTATTATGACATGATGTCATTGGATATGGTTTCAGTAGGTTCTAGAAACATATACTCCGTAGCCTATCAAGATTTTGAAAAAGGGCATATGCACGCCATCAAAGGGAGATTACCGAAATATGATAATGAAGTGTCCTTAACAAAGGTGTTAGCCAGTCAGCTTAATAAAAAAATAGGCGATGCCATGATGATTTCAGACGTAACGGGGAAAGAAAAGTTAAGATTTATCATCACAGGTTACCATCAAAGTGTCATGGAAATGGGTAATAATATGTTAATCACATCTGAGGGATTAAAGCGTATTAATCACGATGCCACCTTAACAACAGGAGAACTATTCATGGATAACACAGACGATATGGATAAGACCATAGAAGCATTACAAAAAACATATGTGAACCATCATAATGGTATAATGATTGCTAAACTGAATCATGAAGAAACACTTATTGATACCATTAACCACATCATGTCTGGGGTTATGTTGGGCATATGCCTGTTAGTGGGCTTGATTATCAGTATACTAACCATGCTCATGGCCTTGATAGCTATACATAAAGAAAAGAAAGAATTTGGCGTGTATAAAGCATTAGGATATGATACCTTGGGCATACGTCTTCAATTTGTTGCTCGATTTGGTACGGTGGCTTTTATTGGAGCACTAATTGGGAGCGTAGTCGGCCGACTCATTGGAGGAGATATTCTTGAGCGGGTACTTTCATCCATAGGTATTGGCAAGTTACAGGTTGATTTTAACGGACTTCATGTACTGATACCCATTGCATTAATAGCCATGGTTGCTTATGTGGTAGCCTATATGGTATCCAATCGCGTTAAGAAGGTATCTCCAAGAGATCTCATAACGGAGTAA
- a CDS encoding ABC transporter ATP-binding protein: protein MVIIKTKNLSKSFANGGIQNHVLRNIDLEIYDKDFTVIMGNSGSGKSTLLYALSGMDRPTFGEIMLNGHAIEKMKEKELAVMRRANVGFVFQQMHLVSNLTLFENVCVSGYLMKNRKPKEVHDQAEELLKRVGVFNEKDRLPSRVSGGQCQRAAIARALINSPKMIFTDEPTGALNSKIGRQVLNVLTELNQEGQNILMVTHDVKAATRATRIIYLHDGQINGEMTLEPYTPEQEKNRERQILAFLEAKGW from the coding sequence ATGGTTATCATAAAAACTAAAAATTTATCGAAAAGCTTTGCAAACGGTGGGATTCAAAATCATGTTCTTCGTAACATTGATCTGGAAATTTATGATAAAGATTTTACAGTCATCATGGGAAACTCAGGCTCAGGAAAATCCACGCTGCTCTATGCATTAAGTGGTATGGATCGGCCTACCTTTGGAGAAATTATGCTGAATGGTCATGCCATTGAAAAAATGAAAGAAAAAGAATTAGCGGTGATGCGTCGTGCCAATGTGGGTTTTGTTTTTCAGCAGATGCACTTGGTGTCTAATCTAACCTTGTTTGAAAATGTATGTGTTTCAGGTTACCTTATGAAAAACAGAAAACCAAAAGAAGTTCACGACCAAGCGGAAGAACTCCTAAAAAGAGTGGGTGTATTTAATGAAAAAGATCGACTACCATCTAGAGTATCGGGAGGACAATGCCAGAGAGCTGCTATTGCAAGGGCACTCATTAATTCCCCTAAAATGATATTTACCGATGAACCAACAGGTGCTCTAAACTCTAAGATTGGTCGACAGGTACTTAACGTACTCACCGAACTGAATCAGGAGGGGCAGAACATACTGATGGTTACCCATGATGTGAAGGCGGCTACAAGAGCAACAAGGATTATCTATTTACATGATGGTCAGATTAATGGGGAGATGACGCTGGAGCCTTATACCCCTGAGCAAGAGAAAAATCGAGAACGCCAAATCTTAGCTTTTCTAGAAGCAAAGGGGTGGTAA
- a CDS encoding HAMP domain-containing sensor histidine kinase, with protein MTYKIRTVFFICMGIIIALALFFMMTVNKQFSHKRVEEQAGYVQVMINEIKHITKDIEMSEHNQEAIEQLNQIVDHHVMEALTESTDIEKMGNTANRYILAAMCIVLIFLMLIFIYLHQRLLKPFANLEDFAKRIAEGRFDRSLEMQRKNIFGAFTKAFDMMRNELKMSREREEASIDAKKTLIATLSHDIKTPVASIRAYAEGLTGGVHITEERKEKYLHVIIKKADEITTLTDDLFLHAISDMDKLAFDIQTYHGKEILEEILLPLYIQYDGRLKVMGALPEVDIVTDKMRLAQIFNNILANSAKYAKDSDLYISFLEKESYLECIFRDEGEGVLPEDMPFLFDKFYRGKQIDALNIPGTGLGLYIVNYIMEKTDGYVRCRNQDGFEVTIGIKCLRKI; from the coding sequence ATGACCTATAAAATTAGGACGGTCTTTTTCATATGCATGGGTATCATCATCGCTTTAGCACTCTTTTTTATGATGACCGTTAATAAACAGTTTAGCCATAAGCGAGTCGAAGAACAGGCAGGCTATGTTCAAGTGATGATAAATGAAATAAAACATATAACCAAAGACATAGAGATGTCAGAACACAATCAAGAAGCCATAGAGCAACTCAATCAAATCGTAGATCATCATGTAATGGAAGCATTAACAGAATCAACAGATATAGAAAAGATGGGCAATACAGCTAATCGCTATATACTGGCAGCCATGTGTATCGTGTTGATTTTTTTAATGCTTATCTTTATCTATTTGCATCAACGGCTATTAAAGCCTTTTGCAAATCTAGAGGATTTCGCTAAACGCATTGCTGAGGGCAGGTTTGACAGGTCACTAGAAATGCAGCGGAAAAATATATTTGGTGCCTTTACAAAAGCCTTTGATATGATGCGCAATGAGTTAAAAATGTCAAGAGAACGAGAAGAAGCATCCATTGATGCCAAGAAGACTCTTATTGCAACCTTATCTCATGATATAAAAACACCTGTTGCTTCAATCAGAGCCTATGCAGAAGGGTTAACTGGTGGTGTACATATCACCGAAGAACGAAAAGAAAAGTATCTACATGTGATCATAAAAAAGGCAGATGAAATAACTACCTTGACCGATGATTTATTTCTACATGCTATCTCCGATATGGATAAGTTAGCTTTTGACATACAAACATACCATGGAAAAGAAATCTTAGAAGAGATTCTATTGCCTCTCTATATTCAATATGATGGCAGGCTGAAAGTGATGGGCGCTTTACCAGAAGTGGATATTGTTACAGATAAAATGCGACTAGCACAGATATTTAATAATATTCTAGCGAACTCAGCTAAATATGCTAAAGACAGTGATCTATACATAAGCTTTTTGGAAAAGGAGTCCTACTTAGAGTGTATATTCAGGGATGAGGGTGAAGGTGTGCTGCCTGAAGATATGCCCTTTTTGTTTGACAAATTCTATCGAGGTAAGCAAATAGATGCGCTAAACATACCAGGTACAGGACTTGGTTTATATATTGTGAATTATATCATGGAAAAAACAGATGGCTATGTACGGTGTAGAAACCAAGATGGATTTGAAGTCACCATTGGTATAAAGTGTTTAAGAAAAATTTAA